One genomic region from Streptomyces sp. NBC_01304 encodes:
- a CDS encoding VOC family protein, giving the protein MSYLNPVRHITVDAHDPYTLAQFWSALTGYRITDDDEPGDAEVLLESGQPGVPGLLFIRVPEDKSAKNRLHLDIQPPTGTRDAEVERLTGLGAKIFEDHRTADGLGWVTMTDPEGNEFCVERSAVERGLA; this is encoded by the coding sequence ATGTCCTACCTGAACCCGGTCCGGCACATCACCGTCGACGCCCATGACCCGTACACCCTCGCGCAGTTCTGGTCCGCGCTTACCGGATACCGGATCACGGACGACGACGAACCGGGGGACGCGGAGGTGCTGCTCGAGTCCGGGCAACCGGGCGTGCCGGGGCTGCTGTTCATCCGCGTACCGGAGGACAAATCCGCGAAGAACCGGCTCCACCTCGACATCCAGCCGCCCACGGGCACGCGGGATGCCGAGGTGGAGCGCCTGACCGGTCTCGGCGCGAAGATCTTCGAGGATCACCGCACCGCGGACGGACTGGGCTGGGTCACGATGACCGACCCCGAGGGCAACGAGTTCTGTGTCGAGCGCAGCGCCGTGGAGCGCGGACTCGCCTGA
- a CDS encoding C40 family peptidase yields the protein MTALKCVPSLLTRAGTASALTLVAVGSTIVAPGLAADAEAASPAGRALQIAASKKGSPYKYGAEGPRRFDCSGLTLYSFKKAGKKLPRTAAQQYNKTKHISKGNRQRGDLVFFHSGRSVYHVGIYAGKGKIWHSPKPGTRVRLERIWTKSVWYGRVR from the coding sequence ATGACTGCGCTGAAGTGTGTCCCGTCGCTGCTGACCAGGGCCGGCACCGCGTCCGCCCTGACGCTTGTGGCGGTGGGCAGCACGATCGTGGCTCCTGGCCTCGCGGCCGACGCCGAGGCGGCCTCACCGGCCGGCAGGGCCTTGCAGATAGCGGCATCGAAGAAGGGATCGCCCTACAAGTACGGCGCGGAGGGCCCCCGGCGCTTCGACTGCTCGGGGCTGACGCTCTACTCGTTCAAGAAGGCCGGCAAGAAGCTCCCACGCACCGCGGCCCAGCAGTACAACAAGACCAAGCACATCTCGAAGGGCAATCGCCAACGCGGCGACCTGGTCTTCTTCCACTCGGGCCGCAGCGTCTACCACGTCGGCATCTACGCCGGTAAGGGCAAGATCTGGCACTCCCCGAAGCCCGGTACACGGGTCCGCCTGGAGAGGATCTGGACCAAGAGCGTCTGGTACGGCAGGGTGCGCTGA
- a CDS encoding ATP-dependent Clp protease proteolytic subunit, with protein MNRPPRAAHQGPSARYVLPEFSERTSSGLRTLDPYSKLLDERIVFLGTPIDDTSANNVMAQLMHLEHAAPDRDISLYINSPGGSFSAMTAIYDTMRYVSCDVETICLGQAASAAAVLLAAGTPGKRLALPGARVLIHQPAFAEPVQGQADDLAIQAHELLRTRALLEEMLVRHTGQSPERVTADIERDKILDAQQAKEYGLVDRIVENRKSSGTLLGSK; from the coding sequence ATGAACCGCCCCCCGCGAGCCGCACACCAGGGCCCCTCCGCCCGCTACGTCCTGCCCGAGTTCTCCGAGCGCACCAGCAGCGGACTGCGCACCCTCGACCCGTACTCGAAGCTGCTCGACGAGCGCATCGTCTTCCTGGGCACCCCGATCGACGACACCTCGGCGAACAACGTGATGGCGCAGCTCATGCACCTCGAACACGCCGCACCGGACCGGGACATCTCGCTCTACATCAACTCCCCCGGCGGCTCCTTCAGCGCGATGACGGCGATCTACGACACGATGCGGTACGTCAGTTGCGACGTGGAGACGATCTGCCTGGGCCAGGCCGCCTCCGCCGCGGCCGTCCTGCTCGCGGCCGGCACCCCCGGCAAGCGGCTCGCCCTGCCCGGCGCCCGTGTCCTGATCCACCAGCCCGCGTTCGCGGAGCCGGTGCAGGGCCAGGCCGACGACCTCGCGATCCAGGCGCATGAACTGCTGCGCACGCGCGCCCTGTTGGAGGAGATGCTGGTCCGGCACACCGGCCAGTCCCCGGAGCGGGTCACCGCGGACATCGAGCGGGACAAGATCCTCGACGCCCAACAGGCCAAGGAGTACGGCCTGGTGGACCGGATCGTCGAGAACCGCAAGTCGTCCGGCACGCTCCTCGGCTCGAAGTGA
- a CDS encoding type II toxin-antitoxin system Phd/YefM family antitoxin: MAYEIPVTQARAELADLINRVVYGNERVVVTRHGKPLVALVSAADLERLEQAAEPVEDQVISAVSTVGSAPSAAGERRQRFGIAAEHRGPDAS; this comes from the coding sequence ATGGCCTACGAGATTCCGGTGACGCAAGCACGAGCAGAGCTCGCCGACCTCATCAACCGCGTGGTGTACGGCAATGAACGAGTGGTCGTCACCCGCCACGGCAAACCGCTCGTGGCCCTCGTGTCGGCCGCTGACCTGGAACGACTCGAGCAGGCTGCGGAGCCGGTCGAGGACCAGGTGATCAGCGCCGTGTCGACGGTCGGCTCGGCGCCGTCCGCTGCGGGCGAACGGCGCCAGCGCTTCGGGATCGCGGCGGAGCACCGGGGGCCGGACGCCTCGTAG
- a CDS encoding ABC transporter permease, with the protein MSSATSAPPAARRMAAVVVLVPVIVAFALWAFAWPAARTAPRDLPLGVAGPAAAASGVQHGLEEREGAFEIHRYADEAAARDAIEDRTVYGAIVVTERGPKLLTATAASPLVAQLLQQAVSAQATDGAPVATTDVVAAPAKDPRGAVLNSSLLPMTLAGIAAGAVVTLLRLRGLRAALALLGAAALVGIVAAALTHSWLGALTGNWWAEAGVLGLTTLAVSATVAGLAALIGQAGIGVGAVLCMLLGNPFSGMTSAPELLPAPGGMIGQWLPPGAGGSLLRSVSFFDGARAGGPALTLGLWAGVGLVAVLVGGALGRRRAAATSASAADSDAASAPTSASASAERASVG; encoded by the coding sequence ATGTCTTCCGCAACATCCGCACCCCCGGCAGCCCGGCGCATGGCCGCGGTCGTCGTGCTGGTCCCCGTCATCGTGGCGTTCGCCCTGTGGGCCTTCGCCTGGCCCGCCGCACGTACCGCGCCCCGCGACCTGCCGCTCGGCGTGGCCGGGCCCGCCGCGGCGGCGAGCGGGGTGCAGCACGGGCTGGAGGAGCGGGAGGGCGCGTTCGAGATCCACCGGTACGCCGACGAGGCCGCCGCCCGCGACGCGATCGAGGACCGGACCGTATACGGCGCGATCGTCGTCACCGAACGCGGGCCGAAGCTCCTCACCGCGACGGCCGCGAGCCCTCTGGTCGCCCAGCTCCTGCAGCAGGCCGTGAGTGCCCAGGCCACCGACGGGGCCCCGGTGGCGACCACCGATGTCGTGGCCGCCCCGGCGAAGGACCCGCGCGGCGCGGTGCTCAACTCCAGCCTGCTGCCGATGACTTTGGCCGGGATCGCGGCCGGCGCCGTCGTCACCCTCCTTCGGCTGCGCGGGCTGCGCGCGGCTCTCGCGCTGCTCGGTGCGGCGGCCTTGGTCGGCATCGTCGCGGCCGCGCTCACCCACAGCTGGCTCGGCGCGCTGACCGGCAACTGGTGGGCCGAGGCCGGGGTGCTCGGCCTGACGACGCTGGCCGTGTCCGCCACGGTGGCCGGGCTCGCGGCCCTGATCGGGCAGGCGGGGATCGGGGTCGGCGCTGTGCTCTGCATGCTGCTCGGCAACCCGTTCTCCGGGATGACCTCCGCACCCGAGCTGCTGCCGGCACCGGGCGGGATGATCGGTCAGTGGCTGCCGCCGGGCGCGGGCGGCTCGCTGCTGCGGTCCGTTTCGTTCTTCGACGGGGCCCGGGCCGGGGGGCCCGCGCTCACGCTGGGGCTGTGGGCGGGGGTCGGCCTGGTGGCGGTGCTGGTGGGCGGGGCGCTCGGGCGGCGGCGGGCGGCGGCCACCTCGGCATCGGCCGCTGACTCCGATGCCGCTTCGGCCCCCACGTCCGCCTCCGCCTCCGCGGAGCGCGCATCGGTGGGCTGA
- a CDS encoding TetR/AcrR family transcriptional regulator, whose protein sequence is MARVSQEHLDARRRQILDGAARCFARGGFHATSMQDVLREVNLSAGAVYRYFSGKEALIRAIVEEVLGLIEGAFAAAAEESPPPPPDVLLGRVMSEVLGKGGGMEYEGEAGFPRLIIQVWTETLRNDELSAVIREGFDKVRAAWVRIVRAYQAAGLMRDDVDPESVARTMIAVAQGFAAQQALFGEAPVELLQEGLRGLISMKEPKAS, encoded by the coding sequence ATGGCTCGTGTATCCCAGGAACACCTCGACGCCCGCCGCCGCCAGATCCTCGACGGCGCCGCGCGCTGCTTCGCGCGGGGCGGCTTCCACGCCACGTCGATGCAGGACGTCCTGCGCGAGGTGAACCTCTCGGCCGGCGCCGTCTACCGCTACTTCAGCGGCAAGGAGGCGTTGATCCGGGCCATCGTCGAGGAAGTGCTCGGCCTCATCGAAGGGGCCTTCGCGGCCGCCGCCGAGGAGAGCCCGCCTCCGCCGCCGGACGTCCTCCTGGGCCGGGTGATGAGCGAAGTCCTCGGCAAAGGCGGCGGCATGGAGTACGAGGGGGAGGCCGGATTCCCCCGGCTCATCATCCAGGTGTGGACCGAGACGCTGCGCAACGACGAGTTGTCCGCGGTGATTCGCGAGGGCTTCGACAAGGTGCGTGCGGCCTGGGTGCGCATCGTCCGGGCTTATCAGGCAGCGGGGTTGATGAGGGACGACGTCGACCCGGAGAGCGTGGCCCGCACGATGATCGCCGTGGCGCAGGGATTCGCCGCCCAGCAGGCGCTGTTCGGGGAGGCGCCGGTGGAGCTGTTGCAGGAGGGGCTGAGGGGCCTGATTTCTATGAAGGAGCCCAAGGCAAGTTAA
- a CDS encoding urease subunit gamma, translated as MQLTPHEQERLLIHVAADVAEKRRARGLRLNHPETVALLTSHILEGARDGRTVAELMASGRKVLTRDEVMEGIPEMLHDVQVEATFPDGTKLVTVHEPIA; from the coding sequence GTGCAACTGACCCCGCATGAGCAGGAAAGACTGCTCATCCATGTGGCCGCAGATGTGGCCGAGAAGCGACGGGCGCGGGGGTTGCGGCTCAACCACCCCGAGACCGTCGCGCTCCTCACGTCGCACATTCTCGAAGGCGCCCGCGACGGCCGCACCGTGGCCGAACTCATGGCATCCGGACGCAAGGTGCTCACCCGTGACGAGGTCATGGAGGGCATACCCGAGATGCTGCACGACGTGCAGGTCGAGGCCACCTTCCCGGACGGCACCAAGCTCGTCACCGTCCACGAGCCGATCGCCTGA
- a CDS encoding urease subunit beta produces the protein MIPGEILFADAPVLINEGRPVTRLTVLNAADRPVQVGSHYHFAEANPGLDFDRGAARGQRLNIAAGTAVRFEPGIPVDVELIPLAGLRLVPGLRGETGGALDG, from the coding sequence ATGATCCCCGGAGAGATCCTCTTCGCCGACGCGCCCGTCCTGATCAACGAGGGCCGCCCCGTCACCCGCCTCACCGTCCTCAACGCCGCCGACCGGCCCGTCCAGGTCGGCTCCCACTACCACTTCGCCGAGGCCAACCCCGGCCTGGACTTCGACCGCGGCGCCGCCCGCGGGCAGCGCCTGAACATCGCCGCGGGCACCGCCGTCCGCTTCGAGCCCGGCATCCCCGTCGACGTAGAACTCATACCCCTGGCCGGACTTCGCCTGGTCCCCGGCCTGCGCGGTGAGACCGGAGGTGCCCTCGATGGCTGA
- a CDS encoding urease subunit alpha, with protein sequence MAELTRAAYADLFGPTTGDRIRLADTSLLIEVEEDRCGGPGRSGDEAVFGGGKVIRESMGQSCVTRAEGTPDTVITGAVILDHWGIVKADIGIRDGRITGIGKAGNPDTMDGIHPDLVIGPETEVIAGNGKILTAGAVDAHVHFISPTIADTALAAGITTLVGGGTGPAEGSKATTVTPGAWHLARMFEALDSTPLNIGLLGKGNTMSRASMRDQLRAGILGFKIHEDWGATPAVIDACLGVCEESGAQLAIHTDTLNEAGFVADTLAAIAGRSIHAYHTEGAGGGHAPDIITVVSEPNVLPSSTNPTRPHTVNTVEEHLDMLMVCHHLNPAVPEDLAFAESRIRPSTIAAEDILHDLGAVSIISSDAQAMGRVGEVILRTWQTAHVMKKRRGFLPGDIHADNLRARRYVAKYTINPALAQGMDREIGSVETGKLADLVLWDPAFFGVKPQVVIKGGQIAYAQMGDANASIPTPQPVLPRPMFGAHGRAPAANSLNFVAQAALDDGLPERLGLGKQFRAISSTRGVTKADMRENDALPRVLVDPDSFAVTIDGELVEPAPAAELPMAQRYFLF encoded by the coding sequence ATGGCTGAACTGACCCGTGCCGCGTACGCCGATCTGTTCGGCCCCACCACCGGCGACCGCATCCGCCTCGCCGACACCTCGCTCCTCATCGAGGTCGAGGAGGACCGCTGCGGCGGCCCCGGACGCTCCGGCGACGAGGCGGTGTTCGGCGGCGGCAAGGTGATCCGCGAGTCGATGGGCCAGTCCTGCGTCACCCGCGCCGAGGGCACCCCCGACACCGTCATCACCGGCGCCGTGATCCTCGACCACTGGGGCATCGTCAAGGCCGACATCGGCATCCGCGACGGCCGGATCACCGGCATCGGCAAGGCCGGCAACCCCGACACCATGGACGGCATCCACCCCGACCTGGTGATCGGCCCGGAGACCGAAGTCATCGCGGGCAACGGCAAGATACTCACCGCCGGCGCCGTCGACGCGCACGTCCACTTCATCTCGCCGACCATCGCCGACACCGCCCTCGCGGCCGGCATCACCACGCTCGTGGGCGGCGGCACCGGACCGGCCGAGGGCTCCAAGGCCACCACCGTCACGCCGGGCGCCTGGCACCTTGCCCGGATGTTCGAGGCCCTCGACTCCACGCCGCTCAACATCGGTCTGCTCGGCAAGGGCAACACCATGTCGCGCGCCTCGATGCGGGACCAACTGCGCGCCGGCATCCTCGGGTTCAAGATTCACGAGGACTGGGGGGCGACCCCCGCCGTCATCGACGCCTGTCTCGGCGTGTGCGAGGAGAGCGGGGCCCAACTCGCCATCCATACGGACACTCTCAACGAAGCGGGCTTCGTCGCCGACACCCTCGCGGCCATCGCCGGACGCTCGATCCACGCGTACCACACCGAGGGGGCGGGCGGCGGGCACGCGCCGGACATCATCACGGTCGTCTCCGAGCCCAACGTCCTGCCCAGCTCCACCAATCCGACCCGCCCGCACACCGTCAACACCGTCGAGGAACACCTCGACATGCTGATGGTCTGCCACCACCTCAACCCCGCCGTCCCCGAGGACCTGGCCTTCGCCGAGTCCCGGATCCGGCCCTCCACCATCGCGGCCGAGGACATCCTGCACGACCTCGGCGCCGTCTCGATCATCTCCTCGGACGCGCAGGCCATGGGGCGGGTCGGCGAGGTCATCCTGCGGACCTGGCAGACCGCGCACGTGATGAAGAAGCGGCGCGGCTTCCTGCCCGGCGACATCCACGCGGACAACCTGCGGGCCCGTCGCTATGTCGCCAAATACACGATCAACCCCGCACTCGCGCAGGGCATGGACCGGGAGATCGGCTCGGTCGAGACCGGCAAGCTCGCTGACCTGGTCCTGTGGGACCCGGCGTTCTTCGGCGTCAAGCCGCAGGTCGTCATCAAGGGCGGGCAGATCGCGTACGCGCAGATGGGCGACGCGAACGCCTCCATCCCCACCCCGCAACCCGTGCTGCCCCGCCCCATGTTCGGCGCGCACGGCCGGGCGCCCGCCGCGAACTCCCTCAACTTCGTGGCGCAGGCCGCCCTCGACGACGGCCTGCCCGAACGCCTCGGCCTCGGCAAGCAGTTCAGGGCGATCTCGTCCACGCGTGGGGTCACCAAGGCCGACATGCGCGAGAACGATGCGCTGCCGCGGGTCCTCGTCGACCCCGACAGCTTCGCCGTCACCATCGACGGCGAGCTCGTCGAACCGGCTCCGGCCGCCGAACTGCCCATGGCCCAGCGTTACTTCCTCTTCTGA